From a single Silene latifolia isolate original U9 population chromosome 6, ASM4854445v1, whole genome shotgun sequence genomic region:
- the LOC141587965 gene encoding uncharacterized protein LOC141587965, whose protein sequence is MNSAKILNVTIGVAAKNKDGFINDSLVKPARTDKKYHQHIRCDLMVLKWILNSIDKPLRENLKYIRTAKELWYEILKRYGQSNSIEIYHLTQELNATSQSNSSLVEYYGRMNHLWETLDSLDPVPDCSCGKVATCSCSLLKRMHSRGQHAKLIKCFMALNTGYDTVRTQILSMDPVSSISKVLGLLQKIENYKASDVFIPAKKFNNQSTSSSGAKYCSHCEMNNHNLEDCFWVNKYSSCGKTGHSSDKCFLVVGFPKKNGKGKGKRNSTKNGNNTFKKSANAVDVLEDYSPIDGSNENTKTNTSQFVSFDTSVIEGLVTSVVDQVLKRIFDSNQGISSSNFAGMHHAHSAHAFTCLSDWITDTGASDHMTYNIKLLHDIKNLTPLVIIGLPDGTSKTVTVSGNVHLTSDITLKNNLSSKKCVATGKRIGDLYRFQDTFTQSLIKHIAAVVTSLIQSSSVHSSLGLCNKATQNVSLLHSRLGHISMDKLKFAQKVRNANVSNFYCETCILAKHHLLQFLISNSRASYIFELIHMDVWGPYKTPAFSGAKFFLTILEDFSRSTWTIVFQTKDQVPGLVKDFFTYIEKQFTGKIRLIRSDNGSEFLHHACGYLFKERGILH, encoded by the exons ATGAATAGTGCAaagattctcaatgttaccattggtgtg GCTGCAAAGAACAAAGATGGTTTCATCAATGATTCTTTGGTCAAGCCTGCAAGAACAGACAAGAAGTACCATCAGCACATCAGATGTGATCTCATGGTTCTCAAGTGGATTCTCAATTCCATTGATAAGCCCCTTCGTGAAAATCTCAAGTACATCAGAACTGCCAAGGAATTATGGTATGAGATCCTGAAAAGGTATGGACAATCTAACTCTATTGAGATTTATCATCTTACACAAGAATTGAATGCTACTTCTCAGTCAAATTCTTCTCTAGTTGAATATTATGGAAGAATGAACCATTTATGGGAAACCTTAGACAGTTTGGATCCTGTACCAGACTGTTCTTGTGGTAAAGTTGCAACTTGTTCATGTTCTTTACTCAAAAGAATGCATTCTCGTGGTCAACATGCCAAGTTGATCAAATGTTTTATGGCTCTTAATACTGGGTATGATACAGTTAGGACACAAATCCTTTCTATGGATCCAGTGTCTTCAATCAGTAAGGTTTTAGGTCTCTTACAGAAGATAGAAAA TTATAAAGCTTCAGATGTTTTTATTCCTGCCAAGAAGTTTAACAATCAGAGTACTTCCTCCTCTGGTGCTAAGTATTGCAGTCATTGTGAGATGAATAATCACAATCTTGAGGACTGTTTCTGGGTTAATAAGTATTCTTCATGTGGTAAGACAGGTCATTCATCTGACAAGTGTTTCTTGGTGGTTGGTTTCCCTAAGAAGAATGGTAAAGGAAAAGGAAAGAGGAATTCCACTAAAAATGGCAATAATACTTTCAAGAAATCTGCAAATGCTGTTGATGTTTTGGAGGACTATTCCCCAATTGATGGTAGCAATGAGAATACTAAAACAAACACATctcaatttgtttcttttgatacCTCTGTGATTGAGGGTTTGGTCACATCTGTGGTGGATCAGGTCTTAAAACGTATCTTTGATTCTAATCAGGGCATTTCCTCCTCTAATTTTGCAGGTATGCATCATGCTCATTCTGCTCATGCTTTTACATGTTTGAGTGACTGGATAACGGACACTGGTGCCTCAGACCATATGACATACAACATAAAATTATTGCATGATATAAAAAATTTAACACCGCTAGTGATCATTGGTTTGCCTGATGGCACAAGTAAGACTGTTACAGTTTCTGGTAATGTTCACTTAACATCAGATATAACCTTAAAAAAT AACCTTTCCAGTAAAAAATGTGTAGCAACAGGGAAAAGGATAGGTGACTTGTATAGATTTCAGGATACTTTCACTCAAAGCTTAATAAAGCATATAGCTGCTGTAGTTACTAGTTTAATTCAAAGTTCTTCTGTTCATTCAAGTTTAGGACTCTGTAATAAAGCAACTCAAAATGTATCCTTGTTACATTCAAGGCTAGGACATATTTCTATGGATAAACTGAAGTTTGCTCAAAAAGTACGTAATGctaatgtttctaatttttattgtGAAACGTGTATTTTGGCAAAGCATCATTTGTTACAATTTCTTATTAGTAATTCAAGAGCTTCTTATATTTTTGAATTGATTCATATGGATGTTTGGGGTCCTTACAAGACCCCTGCTTTTTCTGGTGCAAAGTTTTTTCTGACCATTTTAgaggatttttctagaagtacaTGGACCATTGTTTTTCAGACTAAGGACCAGGTTCCTGGTTTAGTTAAAGACTTCTTTACTTACATTGAAAAACAGTTCACTGGTAAAATCAGATTGATTAGAAGTGATAATGGGAGTGAATTCTTGCATCATGCTTGTGGCTATTTGTTTAAGGAAAGGGGTATTTTGCATTAG